In the Bacillus amyloliquefaciens DSM 7 = ATCC 23350 genome, GAGCAGACGCTTACCCTCTTTTTCCCTAAAAAATAAGCATGAATGATATCTATCATTCATGCTTTTTATTTAAAGATACTGGTAAATCCTTTCACAAGCGATCCGACCTGGTTTACGGCGCTTACCATCTGCCCTGTCGTATCCATCATTTTATTAAAGTCAAACTGTCCGTTCGTCTTTTTAAACTGAGAGAGTATGCCTGAGAATTGGGAAGGCTGCTGCTGATTCGGTCTGGGAACGGGGTAAGGATTCACAAATCCCGGCGGTCCCCCGGGCATGCCTGCCTGAGGAGGAGCGAGATTATACGTCTGCTGCATTTGACCATATTCCTGATTTGGATAAAATTGCGGCGGAAACTGCCCTTGCTGATGATACTGCTGCTGCAACGGCTGCTGCAATGGCTGCTGCAACGGCTGCTGCAATGGCTGCTGCAATGGCTGCTGCAACGGCTGCTGCAACGGCTGCTGCAACGGCTGCTGCAACGGCTGCTGCAACGGCTGAATCTGCTGCGGATAGAAATAGCCCATTGGCTGCTGCTGGTACATATTTTGATATGGCTGCGCTCTCCATTGCATGTGACATTCCCCCTATACCTCTCACTAAGTTTTCTTCTATATATGTATGAATTCCGCCTTGGTTATGTGCTTTCGGAGAGCCTCATCTTTGTCAAATGCTGTCGAAAGTCTTAATTTTTTAAAAACAGAAAAAAGTCGAATCGTTATGTTAACATAATCTCAACATACATGAGAGGGGATGCACCATTATGAACGTATCATACTTAAGAAAACGTTTTGCAGAAGTGAAAAAATATGAAACAGATTGTGCAGATAAACTGATGGACTTTGCAAAGTTTCTCTATATTCAAGGCCATCTCACGGCAACCGAATTTCGAAACAGTATGAAGGTTCTCGAAGCAAGTGGAGCAGAAAACCCGGCGTATGAATAACATACCCGCCCCCTTTATATAAAAGAAGGCAGCTATTTTCAGCTGCCTTCTTTTTCAATTTCATCCCTTAGTATACGAAGCGTATATAAAACAGATTCAGTTAAATCCTTGTATCTTTTTTTATGAATATGATGAACATATGATTGGAGCATCAGCTCTCCGAAATTTTCTGTAACGGCCTGAATTTGTGCATGATGAACGTATTTCGGACGGTTTTCCTGAATAAACGCAAGCGCTGCTTCAGTCCAAAACGCGCAAAGCCGGTCT is a window encoding:
- a CDS encoding YppG family protein produces the protein MQWRAQPYQNMYQQQPMGYFYPQQIQPLQQPLQQPLQQPLQQPLQQPLQQPLQQPLQQPLQQPLQQQYHQQGQFPPQFYPNQEYGQMQQTYNLAPPQAGMPGGPPGFVNPYPVPRPNQQQPSQFSGILSQFKKTNGQFDFNKMMDTTGQMVSAVNQVGSLVKGFTSIFK
- a CDS encoding YppF family protein, which translates into the protein MNVSYLRKRFAEVKKYETDCADKLMDFAKFLYIQGHLTATEFRNSMKVLEASGAENPAYE
- a CDS encoding YppE family protein → MQTQSLLELTEQMIEAALEAESRYQEGKETGRSYDFFDIIKPDVEKKDRLCAFWTEAALAFIQENRPKYVHHAQIQAVTENFGELMLQSYVHHIHKKRYKDLTESVLYTLRILRDEIEKEGS